In a genomic window of Tripterygium wilfordii isolate XIE 37 chromosome 8, ASM1340144v1, whole genome shotgun sequence:
- the LOC120004297 gene encoding protein NRT1/ PTR FAMILY 1.2-like isoform X1, translating into MKIDQDETITEPLLINERKGGFKTLPFIIVNESFEQVASFGLLPNMVLYLTREYRLENSTAANILFLWSAATNLMPIIGAFLADSYVGRYPMIALGSIASLLGMALLWSTAMIPGARPPPCDQFSDSCESPTSSQLLFLYICFGIMSVGSGGIRSSSLAFGADQLVNREEMKSSRTLESYFSWYYVSVSASLIVALTCIVYIQENLGWKVGFGVPVVLMFFSALSFFSASCWYVKSKDKASLVTGFAHVLVASYRNRHIQLSGLATDEMYYHGKESNLLVPSEKLRCLNKACVIRNAQEDLTPDGSASNPWSLCTVDKVEELKALIKGIPIWFAGVLMSINVCQSSFQVFEASSMDRHITSNFQIPAGSFNVFLVLSLAATIALYDRIILPLASRIKGRPVHLGLKPKMGAGIFFSIMSMAVLAIIESIRRSITTQEGASDRTQAAVVQMSAMWLVPHYVLLGLAEAFGAIGQNEFFYSELPKSMSSLASNLYRLGLAVANLLASFIVKVVDESSKTGEAGSWVSSDINKGHYDYYYGILFALSLVNFLYYVVCCKAYGPRKGESNHKDLHRDHL; encoded by the exons ATGAAGATTGATCAAGACGAGACAATCACAGAGCCACTCTTGATCAACGAACGAAAGGGTGGCTTCAAAACCTTGCCTTTCATCATAG TGAACGAGTCATTTGAGCAGGTAGCGAGTTTCGGTCTGTTGCCAAACATGGTTCTGTATTTGACAAGGGAGTACCGATTGGAAAATAGCACAGCAGCCAACATACTCTTCTTGTGGTCTGCTGCCACCAATTTGATGCCGATCATTGGGGCTTTTCTTGCCGATTCTTATGTGGGTCGGTACCCAATGATTGCCTTGGGATCCATTGCAAGCCTTTTG GGGATGGCTCTTTTGTGGTCAACAGCCATGATTCCAGGAGCAAGGCCTCCTCCATGCGATCAATTTAGTGACAGTTGTGAATCTCCAACATCGTCCCAACTTCTATtcttatatatttgttttggaaTCATGTCAGTAGGATCCGGAGGTATAAGGTCATCTTCCTTGGCCTTTGGGGCAGATCAGTTGGTGAATAGAGAAGAAATGAAAAGTTCGAGAACCCTGGAAAGCTACTTCAGCTGGTACTATGTTAGTGTATCAGCTTCTTTAATTGTTGCACTCACTTGTATTGTGTACATTCAAGAAAACCTGGGGTGGAAGGTTGGTTTTGGAGTCCCTGTGGTGCTCATGTTCTTCTcagctctttctttcttttcggCTTCTTGCTGGTATGTCAAGTCCAAAGACAAAGCAAGCTTGGTCACTGGGTTTGCTCATGTTCTTGTAGCCTCTTATAGGAATAGGCATATCCAGCTATCAGGTCTTGCGACTGATGAAATGTATTATCATGGGAAGGAATCAAATCTTCTTGTACCAAGTGAGAAACTAAG ATGTCTAAACAAAGCATGTGTCATTAGAAATGCTCAAGAGGATTTGACCCCTGATGGCAGTGCTTCAAATCCATGGAGTCTTTGTACTGTTGATAAAGTTGAAGAGCTAAAAGCACTAATCAAAGGAATCCCAATTTGGTTTGCAGGAGTCTTGATGTCTATAAATGTATGTCAAAGCTCTTTCCAAGTATTCGAGGCATCCTCTATGGATCGACACATTACTTCAAACTTCCAGATCCCTGCAGGCTCCTTCAACGTATTTTTGGTTCTCTCTCTAGCAGCAACGATTGCCCTCTACGATCGTATCATCCTCCCCTTGGCATCAAGAATCAAAGGGAGACCAGTTCATCTTGGACTGAAACCTAAAATGGGGGCTGGAATTTTTTTCTCCATCATGTCCATGGCAGTACTTGCCATTATAGAATCTATTCGTCGTTCAATCACAACGCAGGAAGGAGCTTCAGATAGAACACAAGCAGCAGTTGTACAGATGTCCGCAATGTGGCTAGTGCCGCATTATGTCTTGCTTGGCTTGGCCGAGGCCTTTGGTGCGATCGGGCAGAATGAGTTCTTTTATTCAGAGTTGCCCAAAAGCATGTCAAGCTTGGCTTCCAATCTTTATAGATTAGGGTTGGCTGTTGCAAACTTGTTAGCAAGTTTCATAGTGAAAGTGGTGGATGAAAGTAGCAAAACAGGAGAAGCAGGGAGTTGGGTTTCAAGTGACATCAACAAGGGCCACTATGATTACTATTATGGCATTCTTTTTGCACTGAGCCTGGTTAATTTTCTCTATTATGTTGTCTGCTGCAAGGCTTATGGTCCCCGCAAAGGAGAGAGCAATCATAAGGATTTACATAGAGATCATTTGTaa
- the LOC120004297 gene encoding protein NRT1/ PTR FAMILY 1.2-like isoform X2 — protein sequence MWGMALLWSTAMIPGARPPPCDQFSDSCESPTSSQLLFLYICFGIMSVGSGGIRSSSLAFGADQLVNREEMKSSRTLESYFSWYYVSVSASLIVALTCIVYIQENLGWKVGFGVPVVLMFFSALSFFSASCWYVKSKDKASLVTGFAHVLVASYRNRHIQLSGLATDEMYYHGKESNLLVPSEKLRCLNKACVIRNAQEDLTPDGSASNPWSLCTVDKVEELKALIKGIPIWFAGVLMSINVCQSSFQVFEASSMDRHITSNFQIPAGSFNVFLVLSLAATIALYDRIILPLASRIKGRPVHLGLKPKMGAGIFFSIMSMAVLAIIESIRRSITTQEGASDRTQAAVVQMSAMWLVPHYVLLGLAEAFGAIGQNEFFYSELPKSMSSLASNLYRLGLAVANLLASFIVKVVDESSKTGEAGSWVSSDINKGHYDYYYGILFALSLVNFLYYVVCCKAYGPRKGESNHKDLHRDHL from the exons ATGTGG GGGATGGCTCTTTTGTGGTCAACAGCCATGATTCCAGGAGCAAGGCCTCCTCCATGCGATCAATTTAGTGACAGTTGTGAATCTCCAACATCGTCCCAACTTCTATtcttatatatttgttttggaaTCATGTCAGTAGGATCCGGAGGTATAAGGTCATCTTCCTTGGCCTTTGGGGCAGATCAGTTGGTGAATAGAGAAGAAATGAAAAGTTCGAGAACCCTGGAAAGCTACTTCAGCTGGTACTATGTTAGTGTATCAGCTTCTTTAATTGTTGCACTCACTTGTATTGTGTACATTCAAGAAAACCTGGGGTGGAAGGTTGGTTTTGGAGTCCCTGTGGTGCTCATGTTCTTCTcagctctttctttcttttcggCTTCTTGCTGGTATGTCAAGTCCAAAGACAAAGCAAGCTTGGTCACTGGGTTTGCTCATGTTCTTGTAGCCTCTTATAGGAATAGGCATATCCAGCTATCAGGTCTTGCGACTGATGAAATGTATTATCATGGGAAGGAATCAAATCTTCTTGTACCAAGTGAGAAACTAAG ATGTCTAAACAAAGCATGTGTCATTAGAAATGCTCAAGAGGATTTGACCCCTGATGGCAGTGCTTCAAATCCATGGAGTCTTTGTACTGTTGATAAAGTTGAAGAGCTAAAAGCACTAATCAAAGGAATCCCAATTTGGTTTGCAGGAGTCTTGATGTCTATAAATGTATGTCAAAGCTCTTTCCAAGTATTCGAGGCATCCTCTATGGATCGACACATTACTTCAAACTTCCAGATCCCTGCAGGCTCCTTCAACGTATTTTTGGTTCTCTCTCTAGCAGCAACGATTGCCCTCTACGATCGTATCATCCTCCCCTTGGCATCAAGAATCAAAGGGAGACCAGTTCATCTTGGACTGAAACCTAAAATGGGGGCTGGAATTTTTTTCTCCATCATGTCCATGGCAGTACTTGCCATTATAGAATCTATTCGTCGTTCAATCACAACGCAGGAAGGAGCTTCAGATAGAACACAAGCAGCAGTTGTACAGATGTCCGCAATGTGGCTAGTGCCGCATTATGTCTTGCTTGGCTTGGCCGAGGCCTTTGGTGCGATCGGGCAGAATGAGTTCTTTTATTCAGAGTTGCCCAAAAGCATGTCAAGCTTGGCTTCCAATCTTTATAGATTAGGGTTGGCTGTTGCAAACTTGTTAGCAAGTTTCATAGTGAAAGTGGTGGATGAAAGTAGCAAAACAGGAGAAGCAGGGAGTTGGGTTTCAAGTGACATCAACAAGGGCCACTATGATTACTATTATGGCATTCTTTTTGCACTGAGCCTGGTTAATTTTCTCTATTATGTTGTCTGCTGCAAGGCTTATGGTCCCCGCAAAGGAGAGAGCAATCATAAGGATTTACATAGAGATCATTTGTaa